A section of the Acidobacteriota bacterium genome encodes:
- a CDS encoding sigma-54 dependent transcriptional regulator has protein sequence MARILIVDDESHMRRILSVILQEDGHAITEAEGARQALALLKSTPLDLVITDQKMPDGDGLAVLAAAKEADPDMPVVMLTAFATVELAVEAMKQGAFDFIAKPFVPEVVRAVVRRASERAELLRENERLKGEVKRLSFDDDILGNSAAIHEVKERIARVAPTDATALITGETGTGKELVARAIHKGSHRAAAPFIAVNCAAFPESLLESELFGHERGAFTGADRARQGLFEAAHRGTLFLDEAGEMSLPLQAKLLRVLTDGQVLRVGATTPRKVDVRIIVATHRNLQQRVKEGWFREDLYYRLAVVPIEIPPLRERPEDIPVLIGHLMKQVARDLKIPFRRISDEAIERLAHYDFPGNIRELRNLIERACILAKGAELASDDFVINPTGSPPVSEDAEKPSADLLQRWMASLPASFDMRAMLENTERELIARALKEANGVQAEAARSLGISRSDLAYKMKKYALTDS, from the coding sequence ATGGCGCGCATTCTAATCGTTGATGATGAGTCGCACATGCGACGTATTTTATCGGTCATCCTGCAAGAGGATGGTCATGCCATTACGGAAGCGGAAGGCGCAAGACAAGCTCTGGCGCTCCTCAAATCCACGCCGCTCGATCTGGTCATCACCGATCAGAAGATGCCGGACGGAGATGGCTTGGCGGTTCTTGCCGCCGCTAAAGAAGCCGACCCCGATATGCCTGTTGTGATGTTGACGGCGTTTGCGACGGTCGAGCTTGCCGTCGAAGCGATGAAGCAGGGCGCTTTCGATTTCATTGCCAAGCCTTTTGTTCCCGAAGTCGTCCGCGCCGTTGTTCGACGCGCCTCCGAACGCGCCGAATTGCTGCGCGAAAATGAACGGTTGAAAGGCGAAGTCAAACGGCTCTCTTTCGACGACGACATCCTTGGTAACAGCGCCGCTATTCATGAAGTAAAAGAGAGGATTGCGCGGGTGGCTCCGACCGACGCGACTGCGCTCATCACCGGAGAGACGGGAACCGGCAAAGAGCTTGTGGCAAGGGCGATTCACAAAGGCAGCCATCGCGCCGCCGCGCCCTTTATCGCAGTCAATTGCGCAGCGTTTCCCGAATCGCTTCTCGAAAGCGAACTCTTCGGACACGAACGCGGCGCGTTTACCGGAGCAGACCGCGCGCGTCAAGGGTTGTTTGAAGCCGCCCATCGCGGAACGCTTTTTCTTGATGAAGCCGGAGAGATGTCGCTGCCGCTGCAAGCGAAACTGTTAAGAGTGTTGACCGACGGGCAAGTCTTGCGCGTCGGGGCGACAACTCCTAGAAAAGTGGATGTGCGAATCATCGTTGCCACCCATCGAAACTTGCAGCAGCGCGTCAAGGAAGGCTGGTTTCGCGAAGACCTCTATTATCGCCTGGCAGTCGTGCCAATTGAAATTCCGCCACTGCGCGAACGTCCCGAAGATATACCGGTGCTGATCGGACATTTGATGAAACAGGTAGCCCGCGATTTGAAGATTCCGTTTCGCCGCATCAGTGATGAAGCAATCGAAAGGTTGGCGCATTATGATTTTCCGGGCAACATCAGAGAGCTTCGCAATCTGATTGAACGCGCCTGCATTCTTGCGAAAGGCGCGGAACTTGCCTCTGATGATTTTGTCATCAATCCCACAGGCAGCCCGCCTGTAAGCGAAGATGCGGAGAAACCATCGGCTGATCTTTTGCAGCGCTGGATGGCATCCTTGCCTGCAAGTTTCGATATGCGGGCAATGCTTGAGAACACCGAGCGCGAATTGATTGCGCGAGCTTTAAAAGAAGCCAATGGCGTTCAAGCCGAAGCGGCGCGGAGTTTGGGCATCTCGCGCAGCGACCTCGCCTACAAGATGAAAAAATATGCCCTCACAGATTCCTGA
- a CDS encoding cytochrome c3 family protein gives MKSLIAIISTLVFSLAFIFAYPNWAIKPGVLSNAHQRLNKDCLACHTPLQGATAEKCIFCHKPADIGRITTTGVALARAGKSLFHQSLANSDCTGCHTLHTSARGKRATEKFKHNFLKEAAKNNCASCHQMQKPADSLHQQVGAQCVVCHQTTGWRVVSFDHQRLAGQNSCVFCHQKNKPADPLHQQIGDDCAKCHSTTNWRGATFEHTAYFRFDGNHPSTCNTCHVNTKSFSEYTCYGCHEHTPANIAAEHLEEGIRNYENCVNCHRSGNADEAEHRREGEGRANQDANPAAGKTKRDRDDD, from the coding sequence ATGAAATCGTTAATTGCAATCATCAGCACGCTGGTCTTTTCGCTCGCCTTTATTTTTGCCTATCCAAACTGGGCAATCAAACCGGGAGTTCTGTCAAACGCGCATCAGCGATTGAATAAGGATTGTCTTGCCTGTCACACCCCGCTACAGGGAGCGACTGCGGAAAAATGTATATTTTGTCATAAGCCCGCCGACATCGGGCGCATCACCACTACCGGCGTTGCGCTCGCGCGCGCCGGGAAATCGCTTTTCCATCAAAGCCTCGCAAATTCCGATTGCACGGGTTGCCACACCCTTCACACGAGCGCAAGGGGAAAGCGAGCGACAGAGAAGTTTAAACACAACTTCTTGAAGGAAGCCGCAAAGAATAACTGCGCTTCCTGCCACCAAATGCAAAAGCCCGCCGACAGCCTGCATCAACAGGTTGGCGCTCAATGTGTGGTGTGTCATCAAACGACCGGCTGGCGCGTTGTCTCTTTCGATCATCAACGGCTGGCAGGGCAGAACAGTTGTGTTTTCTGCCACCAGAAAAACAAACCCGCTGACCCTTTACACCAACAGATTGGTGATGACTGCGCGAAATGCCATTCGACGACGAACTGGCGCGGCGCGACCTTCGAGCATACCGCTTACTTTCGATTTGATGGCAATCACCCTTCAACGTGCAACACCTGTCATGTGAATACCAAAAGTTTTTCCGAATACACCTGCTATGGTTGTCACGAACACACACCGGCAAATATCGCCGCCGAGCACCTGGAAGAAGGAATTCGCAACTATGAGAACTGCGTGAACTGCCATCGTAGCGGCAATGCTGATGAAGCGGAACACCGACGCGA
- a CDS encoding ferritin family protein, whose product MNIVPMSYSQRTLGLLLLALVAALYTGCSAKVAADKKVSAPEAVAGSKSKTMENLLAAYNGESNARTRYLAFAKKADAEGYAKAASLFRAAARAEEIHANNHAKVINELGGTPKADIKTPEVNSTAENLKAAVEGESYERDTMYPEFLKQAREDNLKEAVRTFNLARSAEAEHARLYSEARAELASWKTPAKGFYVCPVCGFTTTDPDFEKCPSCFSPREQFELVS is encoded by the coding sequence ATGAACATTGTGCCGATGTCATACAGCCAAAGAACTCTCGGACTGCTGCTGCTTGCTTTGGTCGCAGCCCTTTATACGGGGTGCTCTGCAAAGGTCGCAGCAGATAAAAAAGTCAGCGCGCCGGAGGCGGTCGCGGGAAGTAAATCGAAAACGATGGAGAATCTGCTTGCCGCGTATAACGGCGAAAGCAATGCTCGCACTCGTTATCTGGCGTTTGCGAAAAAAGCGGATGCCGAAGGATATGCCAAAGCTGCGAGTCTCTTCCGGGCGGCAGCCCGCGCCGAAGAGATTCACGCCAACAATCATGCAAAGGTGATTAACGAACTCGGCGGCACACCGAAAGCGGACATCAAAACGCCCGAAGTGAACTCTACTGCCGAGAATCTCAAAGCCGCCGTCGAAGGTGAATCCTATGAGCGCGACACCATGTATCCTGAATTTCTCAAGCAGGCTCGCGAAGACAACCTGAAAGAAGCAGTTCGGACATTTAACCTTGCGAGGTCTGCGGAAGCCGAACATGCCAGACTTTATTCCGAAGCGCGTGCCGAACTGGCTTCCTGGAAAACGCCAGCGAAAGGATTCTATGTCTGTCCGGTGTGCGGTTTCACCACGACCGATCCGGACTTCGAGAAGTGTCCCTCTTGCTTTTCGCCACGCGAGCAATTTGAACTGGTAAGCTGA
- a CDS encoding DUF2231 domain-containing protein, which yields MNVFPPIPSWDGLHPLIVHFPIALLLIAPILIILGLTLSKYSKGFFLSALVLMIIGTIAVFVATSTGEAAGELAERMVNVENVLEQHEELAETTRTTFTALTIIFAAMLFLPALLKKNLGRASSMILNIAFLVFYLAGALVLANTAHQGGRLVHELGVRAMVTTNGGNAQANTNEAPPAQKGEAKHGDDDD from the coding sequence ATGAACGTATTTCCACCGATTCCCAGTTGGGATGGACTGCATCCGTTAATTGTACATTTTCCCATCGCGCTCCTGCTGATTGCGCCGATCTTGATCATCCTCGGTCTGACGCTTTCAAAGTATAGTAAAGGGTTCTTTCTTTCCGCCCTGGTGCTGATGATCATCGGCACCATTGCCGTGTTCGTTGCGACATCTACGGGTGAGGCGGCGGGCGAACTTGCCGAGCGCATGGTGAACGTCGAAAACGTGCTCGAACAGCACGAAGAACTGGCAGAAACCACGCGGACGACTTTCACTGCGTTGACCATCATCTTCGCCGCCATGCTTTTTCTGCCCGCGCTACTAAAAAAGAATCTGGGACGCGCCAGTTCAATGATTCTCAACATCGCCTTTCTGGTGTTTTACCTTGCGGGCGCGCTGGTTCTGGCTAACACGGCGCATCAGGGCGGGCGTTTGGTTCATGAGTTGGGCGTGCGGGCAATGGTCACAACCAACGGCGGCAACGCGCAAGCGAACACCAATGAAGCGCCGCCTGCTCAAAAGGGCGAGGCGAAACATGGTGATGACGATGACTGA